A single genomic interval of Suncus etruscus isolate mSunEtr1 chromosome 12, mSunEtr1.pri.cur, whole genome shotgun sequence harbors:
- the LOC126024621 gene encoding cytochrome P450 26B1: protein MLFEGLELVSALATLAACLVSVTLLLAVSQQLWQLRWAATRDKSCKLPIPKGSMGFPLIGETGHWLLQGSGFQSSRREKYGNVFKTHLLGRPLIRVTGAENVRKILMGEHHLVSTEWPRSTRMLLGPNTVANSIGDIHRNKRKVFSKIFSHEALESYLPKIQLVIQDTLRAWSSHPEPINVYQEAQKLTFRMAIRVLLGFSIPEEDLSHLFEVYQQFVENVFSLPVDLPFSGYRRGIQARQILQKGLEKAIREKLQCAQGKDYSDALDILIESSKEHGKEMTMQELKDGTLELIFAAYATTASASTSLIMQLLKHPAVLEKLREELRAQGILRSGGCPCEGTLRLDTLSSLHYLDCVIKEVMRLFTPISGGYRTVLQTFELDGFQIPKGWSVMYSIRDTHDTAPVFKDVNVFDPDRFGQARSEDKDGRFHYLPFGGGVRTCLGKHLAKLFLKVLAVELASTSRFELATRTFPRITLVPVLHPVDGLSVKFFGLDSNQNKILPETEAMLSATV from the exons ATGCTCTTTGAGGGCTTGGAGCTGGTGTCGGCGCTGGCCACCCTCGCCGCGTGCCTGGTGTCGGTGACGCTGCTGCTGGCCGTGTCGCAGCAGCTGTGGCAACTGCGCTGGGCCGCTACCCGCGACAAAAGCTGCAAGCTGCCCATCCCCAAGGGATCCATGGGCTTCCCGCTCATCGGAGAAACCGGCCACTGGCTGCTGCAG GGCTCTGGCTTCCAGTCCTCGCGGAGAGAGAAGTATGGCAACGTATTCAAGACGCACTTGCTGGGGCGGCCCCTGATCCGCGTGACGGGCGCGGAGAACGTGCGCAAGATCCTCATGGGGGAACACCACCTGGTGAGCACCGAGTGGCCTCGCAGCACGCGCATGCTGCTGGGTCCCAACACCGTGGCCAACTCCATCGGCGACATCCACCGTAACAAACGCAAG GTTTTCTCCAAGATCTTCAGCCATGAGGCGCTGGAGAGTTACTTGCCCAAGATCCAGCTGGTGATCCAAGACACTCTGCGTGCCTGGAGCAGCCATCCTGAGCCTATCAATGTGTACCAGGAGGCACAGAAGCTCACCTTCCGCATGGCCATCCGCGTGCTGCTGGGCTTCAGCATCCCCGAGGAGGACCTCAGCCACCTTTTCGAGGTCTATCAGCAGTTCGTGGAGAATGTCTTCTCTCTGCCTGTTGACCTGCCCTTCAGCGGCTACCGTCGG GGTATTCAGGCCCGGCAGATCCTGCAGAAGGGCCTGGAGAAGGCCATCCGAGAGAAGCTGCAGTGCGCCCAGGGCAAGGATTACTCGGATGCTCTGGACATCCTCATCGAGAGCAGCAAGGAGCATGGGAAGGAGATGACGATGCAGGAGCTGAAG GATGGAACCCTGGAGCTGATCTTTGCAGCCTACGCCACCACAGCCAGTGCCAGCACCTCCCTCATCATGCAGCTGCTGAAGCACCCGGCCGTGCTGGAGAAGCTGCGTGAGGAGCTGCGGGCCCAGGGCATCCTGCGCAGTGGCGGCTGCCCCTGTGAGGGCACACTGCGCCTGGACACGCTCAGCAGCCTGCACTACCTGGACTGCGTCATCAAGGAGGTGATGCGGCTCTTTACGCCCATCTCCGGTGGCTACCGCACCGTGCTGCAGACCTTCGAACTTGAT GGTTTCCAGATCCCTAAAGGCTGGAGTGTCATGTACAGCATCCGAGACACGCACGACACTGCGCCCGTTTTCAAAGATGTGAACGTGTTCGATCCCGACCGCTTCGGCCAGGCTCGAAGTGAAGACAAGGATGGTCGCTTTCACTACTTGCCCTTCGGGGGCGGCGTCAGGACCTGCCTGGGCAAGCACCTGGCCAAGCTCTTCCTGAAGGTGCTGGCTGTGGAGCTAGCCAGCACCAGCCGTTTCGAACTGGCCACGCGGACCTTCCCCCGCATCACCCTGGTCCCTGTCCTGCACCCTGTAGACGGCCTCAGCGTCAAGTTCTTTGGCCTGGACTCCAACCAGAACAAGATCCTGCCGGAGACAGAGGCCATGCTAAGCGCCACTGTCTAA